The Sulfurimonas hydrogeniphila genome includes a window with the following:
- a CDS encoding HNH endonuclease translates to MPSISRKICGKHGIYTGAKCSECKAERDKHYNKTSRNEEATAFYNSTKWRKVRKQVLIRDGGVCCVCGCANQKMIVDHIKEISDGGCKLCYDNLRTVCVSCHNTITAENKKNRGQ, encoded by the coding sequence ATGCCAAGCATATCAAGAAAGATATGTGGCAAGCACGGCATCTATACAGGTGCCAAGTGTAGTGAGTGCAAAGCTGAAAGAGACAAGCACTACAACAAGACATCAAGAAACGAAGAGGCAACAGCCTTTTACAACTCTACCAAGTGGAGAAAGGTTAGGAAGCAGGTACTTATTCGAGACGGTGGCGTGTGTTGTGTTTGTGGTTGTGCAAATCAAAAGATGATAGTTGATCACATCAAAGAGATTAGTGACGGCGGGTGCAAACTATGTTACGACAACTTAAGAACGGTTTGTGTCTCATGTCATAACACAATCACAGCTGAAAATAAGAAGAACAGAGGACAATGA